One Vicia villosa cultivar HV-30 ecotype Madison, WI linkage group LG5, Vvil1.0, whole genome shotgun sequence genomic window, AttctaaattgatgaaatttaatgGTCTTTACAAATGTCTTGTTATAGTGATATATCAAGAAATATTAAGATTTAAAAAAGAGCTATAAATATTGTCTATATtaaatggaaaaccattgtaTTGTATCTATATCAAGCAAAAAAGGGTATTTAaaaggggtttaaaacccccgcaatcggcctttttttctttaattttgtctTTGTCTGACGTGGCGAGACGTGTGGCATGCCACGTAAGCCTTCGTTAGAGCAATCTAACGGGACGGACCAAAATTTATGACGGAAAATTTTATAATGACCAAAATTCGACGAAATTTTTTGTAAGGACTAAAAGTGAAAAGTGGcatatttataaggactaaaaacttatttaaccctagcATTTATATACTACAAACTTCTTAATAATGTTTTCCAGAATTATTTTGTAATTCCTTGTTGTCCATGATTGTTGGAAACAGGATAGTAGAAAGGAAAGGGTTGTTTTATTGGTCTACTTGTTTGGTTGTACCTTGCTATCCAGGATTTTTGGAAGTAAGAGGTTGAAactgagaggattgttctcatttcaacttgatTGATCCAAGatgattgttcttggtggtttcattgttagaagattgtaggagaagtcttaggtttaggtttgtacaaatatctaacaatagtgaaatctctttcgtgttgaaaggagactggagtactctcggaatGTGAGGGAAACCAGGATACatccttgtgtttttttttactttttcgcatttaccgctttcattataaatcataaaccagaaaagaaagaaagatgtTTATAAACTCTTGCACTAAACTAGAAAAATAAGAATAAGTATTCTAAAatcggataaattttcaaagtcctaattcacctcCCCCCTTTTAGGCGCACTCAATAACTTACAAACTCCTTCTAGAGAGTTGAGCATTTACGCTCTATATGTTCACATTTCCCCTTCCAAGTGACCCTATCCTAATTTATGCCATCAGTGATAAGCCCGCCAGTCCAGCTACTCTACTCCCAATTGCAAAAGTTTGGTTTCAACTTCTATTGTAAAATCTCCGCCAAAGAGAGAAACTACTGGAAATAGTTACTTGAGACGACAAACGTCTCTTGTACTTCCTTACTCGCAGAGTCAGAGTTAATCTTCCTCTTACCATTTTTAACTTCTTAAAGGAAATGGCAATCATCTCTCGAGAGGAAATGACTTTCATCATAccagatggaagagttctttctGAAATTTTCTCTTAGTTAGAGATAGTTAATAGTGATAATGTTGAAGTTAAATGGGGTCATAAGTTTGAATATGTGGAATAATTATCTCTTGTCCTTTTTTTATCATCAATGAAATATTCTCTTTTCTATGAATGCATATTCTTGTTTAGTGATATAAAAAAGATTTtgataattactaattaataaaGAAAAACATGGAATATGGAAAGACGCCAAGTGAGATATCATTGAAAAAACTTTAAATGAACGAATAGGGATTCAAAGTGAGATCCCTTATAGCTATATTCCCTCTTTTTCCCAAAAAACATAGATAagaagtttattatttttttatggataAAACACGACGCTCAATTATAGCTATGTTACCTCGATTTTTGAAAAAACCGAGGGAAAaagttgtttattttcttttaaaaaaatcaaacattgcGCTCCCAAGACATACACTTTCGATTTTTAGTATGTTTGAGGTGAAAGCTTtgtcataaaaagtgttatttgtagtagtgcaaagaaattttttatagagagagagtgagaggtgAGAAATCACACCACGTTTCTTGATGATGTAAATGAGTAGGAAGGGTcatctatttataggctagaggttggcAGAAAAAAGGAAATGATTTTAAGGCTTTTTAAGACTTGCTAATCAATTGGTTACCCTTGGTTAATCGATTATAAAActcaaaaagaaaggaaagacaTTTAGTCGTTAGCCATCATTAAAATGTTGTCCTAAGCGCTTAGGGCTTTATGTTGAATTAAGCATATCAATTAGGTTAATGTGTCAATCGATTGGCAAAGATAAGACTTTGCCTAGAGCTATTTTGATAGCTCTTAACTCATCTAGCAAGAATTCAatgtgtttttcaaaaaaaaaattgtgagaaAAAGGTTGGAAAACAAGTTTATGTATGTGTGATTTGGCCATGTACTTTTACGATAATGCCTTTATGCTTTATAATATATTCACTCGGATGCGTCGAGGCAGGGCTTCTATAAACTTTAAGTCTTTGTCAGATGATTCATTATTATAAACACTTGTTTGAGTTTACTTTATGATAAGGCTTGAGTTATATTTCGTCTGTTTGCTATCATCATAGAGTTAAGTCCGTTATCAAACCCTAATAGTTTTGTATGCATCTTTAATCATTTTAGCCGCTTATGCTTGACTTTATCCATCTTTAGACTTTTGGATGTCATCTTTAAACATTAGTAGTCATCATAAAAAATTGATGTCCTTAAAGATATATCACTTTAGGTTAACCTACAGAACAAAATTCTACAAAATGTTCGTTGGGCTTAATCCAAGAAACTTCATCTGGCCTACCCTAGTGCTTTAGGTGGGTCATAATTTCTACATCATTGAGTTCGCATTTATAGGTTCCCTGATAAACCCGGATGAAATCCCCAATGCTTTCTCTCATCAACTTATCAACTTGTATTTCCACATTAGGTAAGATGGGTGAGGGCACATGAGCCTGAGTGTGACCCTCATCGACGTCATCATCTGATAAAACGACAACAAAAGAGTCTAAGAAAAAAGTCTCCCTCATCAAAAAATTTCCCAAATGCCTTTCCCAAATCAAATTCATCGGTCAAGGACACAACTTTGTGGCCCGTGTAATCGTGAGAAATGGGGGTGGAATGTGAATCAGGTTATACCCCCATTCTCGTCATGGAAGAAACATCACTCTCAGAATCACTAACTATGCGAATAGGATTATCATTCATCTTGACGAAAGAGATGAAAGTAACAAAGGTAAAAGCTGAGTTGAGAATCGTACCTGATCAGGGAGGGTGGATGAGCAAAATAATGGAGAAAGAGAAAAACTTTGAGATAAGAGCTGTAACCGCTTCGATAAGCATTTTCAAGAAGGAAGAGTAGAAGACACTTGTTAGTAAGAAACACTTGTGAATGAAAATTGACTCTCAAGACTGTGAAAAATTTCCTTCGCCCTTAAAGACTTATATATATAGGAAAAGATGATTCAACGAGGCAAATCAACAGTAAAAATAAGTTACGAAATCAATGGTTGGATCTTTCCTTGAAAATATATGCAAGCGAACTCAAATGCACTTCAACCCATGTGTCAAAAAGGAGCAACACAATGTTTCAATGAGGAAAATCCAGTTAATGCATCTATTTTCCACTACTTTTTCAACTGACTTCAAGCTTTTCACTTCTAGTTCGAATCAGGCAACATCTTTAGAGGTCGGCCACGACTGTTATAGGCTTCCCTGACTCCCTTAGTTTCCGACAAGCCTTAGGGGGCAACTGGTCGGCCTAAATCGCTAAACCCAAATGAACTCCACTTAACCCAAGGTTTAAAAATTATATCACATGAAATGCAAGGTACACTTTTCGATCTCCACTTTTTACTATGCTCATCTTGAATCTCGATTAATTTAAACGATGAAATACTAACATTGCATATCCACCTCCGCGCCACCCTATGAAGATCATCACCATCGATTTAGGATTACGCACCATATTACATCTCTTTCTAATTCCATAATggaacaaaatttataaattattggCTTTAAGCTAGAAAGCTTACTTAACTTTGCCAAGTAGAGCCAAAAAAGAGTTTATCCTATACTTGAGgcactttattttcctttttttaacttttattttattaaaatacacataaatatttattgaaaaaaaattcgaAATGAGATAAAAGTTAGTTAATGTAagcatattattaaaaataaataaataaatccacTAGAAATAGCaaaaattattgattttattgattgattggagtatttgatttaaattttttgtttgtttctagtAGTATTTGATCTTGTGTAGTAATGGAAATAATGACGACTAATGTATGACGACAATTTTGTATCCTAGCTAAACAAAACGTTGTAGGAGTATTTGAATTATTGCATTGGAATTAATAATCCTAGAGGAATTACTATCATGCACTTAACGAGGAACCTTTCAATACTTCAAAACTTTGAACAACCCAGTATCCCAACAGTAACTCCAATTCCCCTGAAAACCTCTCTGCAAGATACCAAACAACCTTCAAAATCTACCTTTTCATTTCACTTATCCCTTTAAGTTCTCTCTATAAATATGCATTTAACCTCAACTTCTATCCATCATAAGCTCAACCAAAGATTTTGCAATTTCCCTCTGCATAACCAGCTCATTATCACTCTACTTTTCTTAACAATGGCACCTGGAAAGAAGAGTTCCTCCACAAAGGCTACCAAACATCATGATGAATCATCACTTTCATTGGTCAATGTTGATGCTGATCAATCTCAAACTCTATCCGTTGCACCCATTGTATCTTCTTACAACGAGAAGATACGTCCGGTTCTCGACGCTCTTGAAAATCTAAGGCGCCTAAACATTTCTAGAGAAGGAATTCAGCTTCCAACCATTGTTGTGGTTGGAGACCAGTCTTCTGGAAAATCAAGTGTCCTTGAATCTCTTGCCGGTATCAGCTTGCCCCGTGGCCAGGGAATCTGCACTAGGGTACCCTTGATTATGCGCCTTCAGAATCATCCACTTCCACAGCCAAAGCTCATATTAGAGTATAATGGCAAGAATGTTTCAACTGATGAGGCTAATGTTTCTCATGCAATTAATACTGCTACTGAAGAGCTTGCCGGAACTGCTAAAGGGATTTCTAACACACCACTGACTTTGATTGTGAAGAAGAATGGTGTTCCTGATCTTACCATGGTTGATCTTCCTGGAATAACTCGTGTACCGGTTCATGGTCAACCGGATAACATCTATGATCAGATTAAGGATATCATCATGGAGTATATAACTCCAGAAGAAAGCATTATCTTGAATGTTCTCTCTGCTACGGTCGATTTTACAACTTGTGAGTCTATTAGGATGTCACAAACTGTGGACAAAACTGGTCTGAGGACACTTGCTGTTGTCACAAAGGCTGATAAGTCTCCAGAAGGTTTGTTGGAGAAAGTTACAGCGGATGATGTTAACATAGGTCTTGGTTATGTTTGTGTAAGGAATAGGATCGGCGATGAGTCTTATGAAGTTGCCAGAGATGAAGAGATGAAGTTGTTTGAGTCTCATTCTCTTCTGTCCAAAATAGACAAGTCTATTGTTGGAATTCCAATATTGGCTCAGAAGCTTGTTCATGTGCAAGCCCAGATTATATCCAAAACCTTGCCTGAAATCATTAAGAAGATTAACGAGAAGCTCGGTAATAGTTTAAAAGAGTTGGAAAATTTACCTGCTAATTTGTCTTCAATGGGTGATGTCATGGCTACTTTTATGCAAGTTATTGCTCTGTCAAGAGATTCTCTTCGAAAGATtcttctgaatggtgattttgaAGAATACTCTGAGCAAAAGGAAATGCATTGTACTGCTAGGTTAGTGGAAATGCTAAATTCCTATGCTAGTGAACTTGAAAACTGTTCAGAAAGTAATCCAAGTAAGGACTTTCTAATGGACGAGATAAAAGTTCTCGAAGAAGCAAAGATTATTGGTCTTCCCAACTTCATGCCAAGAACAGCATTTCTTACTTTACTTTCCAAAAAAGTTAAAGGCATTTCTTATATGCCAATCAATTTTGTTGACAGtgtgtggaattatttggaaactGTTGTTATTTCTGTTCTGAATAGCCACTCTTCCAATTATTATCAGCTTCAGGTATCAATTCGTAGAGCTGCGGAGATTTTGAttgcgaagaagaagaagagttcaACTCAACATGTTCAGCAAGCTGTTCAAATGGAAAAGCACACTGATTACACATGTAATCCTGAGTACTTGCAAGAGTATAACAAGCTGATGTCACATCAAGAGGCTTTTTTGAAAGAGGTTATGAATGTTAATCGTGAAGGAAATACTGTGAAACTGGAAGGTGTTGGTGAGATTGATGTTGTTAAACTGATGAAATATCCTGACATGTTAACTCTGGTGCAGGCCTATGACTTGAAGGCCAGATTGATAGCTTATTGGAAGATTGTTTTGCGGAGGCTAATTGATGTTATAGCTTTGCATTTGATGTTAAGCATCAATGAACTTATTAGCAATGATTTGAATAAGGAGATATGCCATGAACTGTTAAATCCGTCTGGTGGTGGTGTCGAGCGTTTGCTCGAGGAGTCTCCTTCGATATCTGGGAAGAGAGAACGTCTGAGCAGGAGTGTGAAGGTACTTAGAGAAAGCAAGGATACTGTGGCCAACATCATGGACAGGATTGGTGTTTATGGTGATAACTAGTAGTAACGTTACTAAATGTTTCTTTAGGATTGGTGTCTTTAACTTTTTGTTGTTGGCTTTGTTTGTTTGGTTTTATCATGCAGGTGTAGTTTGTCATGTCTTTTTAAAGTTTAGTTTGTTCAACTTTGTTGAGTCTTGTTGGTGCTGTTTGTGATAAAGTTTGATTATCGGTTTGTTATCAAGTTTAGTTATTATCATGCAAGATTTTATTGTGGTTACTTTGCATTTTGTAAAACTGTTTtgccttatttttttctttatcaaTCTATCTAGTGTTAACTTACTTAATGTCTTTGGGTGTAATTTATATGGGATAGAGGCATTTTAATTAAGCAAGTTCTTTTTTACCCACCTAAAAATGTTGGGTAAGTTTACCCATATGATTTGTCAATAACTTATATGTATATGTGAATTCATTTTCCATctcattaaaattttattaagttTATTTATTTGCATATATGCCCCTTTTATACTTTGTAATTTAACCACCAATTTTCACCACACCTAGGAATTGAATATAATACTAGTATGTTAATGAGTAACATTTTAACCAACTGAGCTACAATTTTTCATTGAAACTAAatgctttttatttaatttagttaattaacgTTTTAACTGAATAAAAAACTGTACatgttaattattaaattttttataaactattaatatatatacttttatataaaatatatttattttaaaactgtACAtataatatgaataatttttttaaaaaattgtacatataaaatgaataatttttaaaaaaatactgtagatattatatatatatatatatatatatatatatatatatatatatatatttatattcttcTGAAAATACTCTAGCTGTAAATTTTTCAAAGACAAACTTTCCAAAAGAACTTATTTACCTTATTTGATTTTAAGTGtttgtttatataattttttacttATTGAATGGAGATAAAATATGTGATGATTTTTtactcattctcatatgatatgttatatatatatatatatatatatatatatgaggaggattatattgactccaagagtaagtgttcaacacttactccaaatcataaccattgattatcattaatccaacggttttaattaaagttttatataataaaatatttccaaaaataattagattaaatgatcaattaaaaccattagattaatgaaaatcaatggttatgatttggagtaagtgttgaacacttactcttggagtcaatataacacttggttattatgagaaatgagaacaatgaatcacgaccattaaattttgattttgttgattttaatggacatgattggtttctctttcaatgttttaattaaattaaatactaagcatcatagaaagagaaaccaatcatgtctattaaaattaacaaaatcaaaatttaatggtcgtgattcattgttctcatttctcataataaccaagtgttttcacttgagtcgtccccatatatatatatatatatatatatatatatatatatatatatatatatatatatatatatatatatatatatatatatatatatatatatatatatatatatatatatataagtgaattaaagttttttttaaataaggttGATAATCACAATCGTtgtgaaattatttatttatatataagtgAATTAACTCTCGCTTTTTAACAGTATCACCGTATCAAAATCTTaacatcaatttttttctcttcttcttcgtcaTTAACTTTCCTATTTGACAATATAATCGTCAATCTTGTTCTTCATACATAAAGGTATTCTTATTCTTCCTTATTCTCTCGTTTTCGTGTATGTTGTTATATTTTACATGATTTTCATATGATTTTTTTCCTGTTAGatagtttatgattttttttattgtcgTATGTTGTTGTTAGTAAATGTTGATAAATGTTTGTTGTCATgattttcatattatttacttTGATTTCAcgtgttttgttgttgtttgcttgTTGTTGACAAACCATCTTTTCAGATTCGTCTTCACCACCTTAACTAAGCGCACATACTTTGGCTATGGTACATATGGTTTGAATTGCTATGGAAAAATATGAAGTTATTGTGGAAACTTCATTCACCCTGTATTTTTTTACAGCTACACAAACTAAACGAACTTCATAATTTGTTACAATTCTACGATTATTTTCAATAAAAGATGTGTTCTTGAAACAATTTGATATTTCttgtgttgttgtatgttgttagtGTTTTGTTGCTAAAatgtaactttttttttattttgttgcatGTATTTGTTGTGTTATTGTTATTGACAAATATTCttaaaacaagaacaaaacattgCTAAGTCACAAGAAAGAGGCTTTTTGTGACTTAACAATATGTTGTTCTCAGGCCCGGCCCAACACGAATCGAGGCCTGAGGcgaatatgaaaattttaaagtatatatatatacatgtatatatTTAGTTTTATTCAATAATTTTAATTGATGATAGATTCAATTCTCAATCTTATTGAAAAAATTGATCTTACATAAAATTTTACTAATTATGAAAGTTGCATTACAATAAACTGAACAAGCTTCGACTTATATACTATACTCAAatgcaaaccaaactcaaatgaaaataaagttaaactgaaatggaaaatgctaatTGAATCTGAATTACAACTAAtatcatcccttaattcatattcaaccaattaaatcaacaatATCAATTGCATCTCTCAAATTGATGAAATGTTCAGTCTTGATAGTCTTGGTCAACACATCCGCAAAATGCGTCTGAGTGTTACAATGAACAACCTCAAGCACTGTATTCTAAACATGATTGTGCAGAGAATGAAACTTTGTATTTATATGCTTCGCAGATAATGCTCCAGTAATGTATTCAGCTTCGCAGGTTGACAATGCAACCactggtttcttcttgaaacaacAAGAAATGGGAGCACCTATATTCATAAACATGTATCTTGTAATGCTTCTTTTGTCAACTATGTGTCCACGCTAGTCAGAGTCTGAATAGAAAATCAGCTCAACAACATATGACCCTCCATATGGAAATATAATTTCATGCTTCAGAGTCCTCTTTACATACCTGAGTATCCTGACTGTATCTTGGTAATGTGACTACTTTGGTTTATTCATAAACCTAGTTGCCAGTATTGCATAACTATCTTAGAGAGCCAACCAACTGTTTGAAGGTTGTAACATCTACATCCTCACCATCTAGATCAGAATTTAGCTTATGGTTTGTTTCTACAGGTGGGACTGTAGACTTAttattcatcaaatcaaacaTCTTCAACAACTCATGTTTATTCTTCAACTGATGCATAATGATTCTCTTTTCAGAGCGTATAATCTTCATTcctaaaaaatataacatatttcAAAGGTCAGTCATTTCAAATGCTTTCATCAACACCTTCTTGAACTTATTTATCTCAGAACTACAACTTCTTGTTAGCATCATGTCATCTACATAGAGACACATCAGAATCACATTGTCATTAGAGGTATGTTGCA contains:
- the LOC131607872 gene encoding dynamin-related protein 4C-like, which translates into the protein MAPGKKSSSTKATKHHDESSLSLVNVDADQSQTLSVAPIVSSYNEKIRPVLDALENLRRLNISREGIQLPTIVVVGDQSSGKSSVLESLAGISLPRGQGICTRVPLIMRLQNHPLPQPKLILEYNGKNVSTDEANVSHAINTATEELAGTAKGISNTPLTLIVKKNGVPDLTMVDLPGITRVPVHGQPDNIYDQIKDIIMEYITPEESIILNVLSATVDFTTCESIRMSQTVDKTGLRTLAVVTKADKSPEGLLEKVTADDVNIGLGYVCVRNRIGDESYEVARDEEMKLFESHSLLSKIDKSIVGIPILAQKLVHVQAQIISKTLPEIIKKINEKLGNSLKELENLPANLSSMGDVMATFMQVIALSRDSLRKILLNGDFEEYSEQKEMHCTARLVEMLNSYASELENCSESNPSKDFLMDEIKVLEEAKIIGLPNFMPRTAFLTLLSKKVKGISYMPINFVDSVWNYLETVVISVLNSHSSNYYQLQVSIRRAAEILIAKKKKSSTQHVQQAVQMEKHTDYTCNPEYLQEYNKLMSHQEAFLKEVMNVNREGNTVKLEGVGEIDVVKLMKYPDMLTLVQAYDLKARLIAYWKIVLRRLIDVIALHLMLSINELISNDLNKEICHELLNPSGGGVERLLEESPSISGKRERLSRSVKVLRESKDTVANIMDRIGVYGDN